A genomic stretch from Triplophysa dalaica isolate WHDGS20190420 chromosome 4, ASM1584641v1, whole genome shotgun sequence includes:
- the mrm1 gene encoding rRNA methyltransferase 1, mitochondrial produces MQMCKRVYQVSNQVRNRHCLIGINELYLTSVSAYHCTSQLLMSRDDEKLTNNPLNSNKTTKSYARYKPTFRDDTSIPKITKTQSRKSQVAPEEKTSVTERKVSSELQNLRFEDFTESETGKIFGIHKDTAENKDEQLEIVFGVAPCLLALMQDRRRPSRLFVKDDKGPQRDAISRVCQEGIKRGVQIQRVNKKTLDNMCGGKVHQGLCLLGSSLGFVTEERPIISHHDQEKNQETLWLVLDRIQDPMNLGAILRSAYFLGVDRVVSSIHNSCPLTPTVSKASAGVMEVMKVFGYSNLKDMIKVKAEQGWQVVGTVGLEEGKSEAAVVPVSHFKMSRPTLLLMGGEGEGLSSELRQLCDVLLTISPRRDLQPGVESLNVSVATGILLHSLLSTRTLR; encoded by the exons ATGCAGATGTGTAAAAGAGTATACCAAGTCTCTAATCAAGTTAGGAATAGACATTGTTTGATCGGCATAAATGAATTATATCTCACATCTGTGTCTGCCTATCACTGCACAAGTCAACTTCTTATGTCAAGAGATGATGAAAAGTTGACAAATAATCCCTTAAACTcgaataaaaccacaaagtccTATGCGAGGTATAAACCTACTTTTCGTGATGATACTAGTATtcccaaaataacaaaaacacagagcagAAAATCTCAGGTGGCTCCCGAAGAGAAAACATCTGTTACAGAGAGGAAAGTGTCTTCTGAGCTTCAGAATCTGAGGTTTGAGGATTTCACTGAGTCAGAAACTGGAAAGATCTTTGGGATTCATAAAGACACCGCGGAAAATAAAGATGAACAGTTGGAGATTGTGTTTGGAGTGGCCCCATGTTTGCTGGCGCTCATGCAAGATAGAAGAAGGCCAAGTCGTCTCTTCGTGAAGGATGATAAAGGACCCCAGAGAGATGCGATCTCGAGGGTCTGTCAGGAGGGCATCAAGCGTGGTGTGCAGATCCAGAGAGTCAACAAGAAAACGCTCGACAACATGTGTGGTGGAAAAGTGCACCAGGGGTTGTGTCTGCTTGGAAGTTCTCTAGGCTTTGTCACAGAGGAGCGACCAATAATATCTCATCATGATCAGGAGAAGAATCAAGAGACGTTATGGCTGGTTTTGGACAGAATACAGGATCCAATGAATCTTGGTGCAATTTTACGGTCTGCATATTTCCTGGGAGTGGATCGGGTGGTCAGCAGCATTCATAACAG CTGTCCATTGACACCTACAGTGAGCAAAGCCAGTGCTGGTGTGATGGAGGTCATGAAAGTGTTTGGCTACAGCAACCTAAAAGATATGATCAAG GTAAAAGCAGAACAAGGCTGGCAGGTTGTTGGCACAGTTGGATTAGAGGAAGGAAAATCTGAAGCGGCAGTTGTGCCGGTTTCACATTTCAAGATGTCAAGACCTACACTACTGTTAATGG GTGGGGAGGGAGAAGGTTTGTCTTCTGAACTGCGGCAGCTGTGTGATGTTCTGCTCACTATATCTCCACGCAGAGACCTGCAGCCTGGAGTGGAATCACTTAATGTGTCTGTAGCCACAG GCATCCTGTTGCACTCTCTTCTGTCCACCCGCACACTAAGGTGA